From Phragmites australis chromosome 5, lpPhrAust1.1, whole genome shotgun sequence, a single genomic window includes:
- the LOC133918687 gene encoding protodermal factor 1-like, producing the protein MSSKVLLVSAVLVGLVTLSSCRSLGELSEQKTYSSGPQYGGSPTPTYGSGGGYKPTPTPTYGATPTPSYGSSPSTPSTPSVGFPDIPKQGFTGSCDYWKSHPDMIIAVVGSLGNIGKTFGDACGLIVGKKLENLHDALSNTRTDGVGALLREGAAAYLNSIVNKKFPFTTTQVKDCIIVAVTSDSAASAQAGIFKKANEHHY; encoded by the exons ATGAGCAGCAAGGTTCTTCTTGTCAGTGCTGTCCTGGTGGGGCTGGTCACTCTGAGCTCGTGCAGGAGCCTAGGAGAGTTGTCTGAACAGAAGACCTACTCTTCTGGTCCCCAGT ATGGTGGTTCCCCAACTCCGACGTACGGCTCAGGAGGCGGGTACAAGCCAACACCGACGCCGACTTACGGTGCTACGCCGACACCATCTTACGGCTCTTCACCAAGCACCCCAAGTACACCTTCCGTTGGGTTCCCTGACATTCCAAAGCAGGGATTCACTGGATCCTGCGA CTATTGGAAGAGCCATCCAGACATGATCATTGCAGTCGTTGGGTCCCTTGGTAACATTGGCAAGACATTCGGTGATGCATGCGGTTTGATCGTTGGCAAGAAGCTTGAGAATCTGCATGATGCACTCTCAAACACTAGAACTGATGGTGTCGGTGCCCTTCTACGTGAGGGAGCAGCTGCATACCTCAATTCCATTGTGAACAAGAAGTTTCCTTTTACCACCACGCAGGTGAAGGATTGCATCATTGTGGCCGTGACCTCTGACAGTGCTGCTTCTGCCCAGGCTGGGATCTTCAAGAAGGCAAATGAACACCACTACTAG
- the LOC133918686 gene encoding uncharacterized protein LOC133918686, whose protein sequence is MRISSNPILIPFQSPIGAHQSHAKMHAILAGIPPSLRAAVLIASTCALLLLATALLPRAPPPVPPLTVADAAAVRLDARVEQRSGNEVLWQLPASPRAAVFVAPGCTIRATDFFDASPNCPRCVGLPEERRFTRAALRRGYAVLAVSSRAECWSLDASGEGGELAAVESIIKWWTKEKYPQLAGLPLVGIGASSGGYFLSALAARVRFSSVAVMIAEGLYATMGDIPAGYPPALFVHMPKDAERAREVADSMGKLRAKRVDVREIQCDDFAVSAKFLAERVPGLTRAVADALVDVLRRKGFVDEKGFMKNDGRSTPWKKAAEEAKVLSEGFRLEKHVTEELNLAYAYHEFTSLKNTEIFEWFESHMAH, encoded by the coding sequence ATGCGGATCTCCTCTAATCCAATTCTAATCCCCTTCCAATCTCCCATTGGCGCTCACCAATCGCACGCAAAAATGCACGCCATCCTCGCCGGAATCCCGCCGTCCCTCCGGGCGGCGGTGCTAATCGCCTCGACCTGCGCGCTACTCCTCCTCGCCACCGCACTCCTCCCGCGCGCCCCTCCTCCGGTCCCGCCGCTTACCGTCGCCGACGCTGCTGCCGTCCGCCTCGACGCGCGCGTCGAGCAACGGAGCGGGAACGAGGTGCTGTGGCAGCTGCCCGCGTCGCCGCGCGCCGCGGTGTTCGTGGCGCCGGGCTGCACCATCCGCGCCACCGACTTCTTCGACGCCTCCCCAAACTGCCCGCGCTGCGTGGGGCTCCCCGAGGAGCGCCGCTTCACCCGCGCCGCGCTCCGCAGGGGGTACGCCGTCCTCGCTGTCTCCAGCCGCGCCGAGTGCTGGTCCCTCGACGCCTCCGGGGAGGGCGGCGAGCTTGCCGCGGTGGAGTCCATCATCAAGTGGTGGACCAAGGAGAAGTACCCTCAGCTCGCTGGCCTCCCGCTCGTCGGCATCGGCGCGTCGTCGGGCGGGTACTTCCTCTCCGCGCTCGCCGCGAGGGTCAGGTTCAGCAGCGTCGCTGTCATGATCGCCGAGGGACTGTATGCGACCATGGGGGACATCCCCGCCGGGTACCCGCCGGCGCTGTTCGTGCACATGCCCAAGGAcgccgagagggcgcgggaGGTGGCGGACAGCATGGGCAAGCTCAGGGCGAAGCGCGTCGACGTGCGGGAGATCCAGTGCGACGACTTCGCCGTGAGCGCCAAGTTCCTGGCGGAGAGGGTGCCGGGGCTGACCCGCGCCGTCGCCGACGCGCTGGTGGACGTGCTTCGCCGGAAGGGTTTCGTGGATGAGAAGGGGTTCATGAAGAATGACGGGAGGAGCACGCCGTGGAAGAAGGCAGCGGAGGAGGCTAAGGTCCTGTCGGAGGGGTTCCGGCTGGAGAAGCATGTCACCGAGGAGCTGAATCTTGCGTATGCGTACCATGAGTTCACCAGCCTCAAGAATACTGAGATCTTCGAATGGTTTGAGTCCCATATGGCTCATTAG